The Humulus lupulus chromosome 4, drHumLupu1.1, whole genome shotgun sequence genome has a window encoding:
- the LOC133830544 gene encoding protein-tyrosine sulfotransferase-like isoform X1, whose product MVDSGPVTLGKRKCRLLVTHDDYSMVSKLPKQSMSVVTILRDPVDRVFSTYEFSIKVAARFLVHPNLTSATQMAKRLRAKTTGVSTLDIWPWKYLVPWMREDLFARRDTRKHRGLNDIMSSDPYDTPEIAMPLHVYIHDPIAHDIVHNGATFQVAGLTNNSYTPESHFVRHCVQKYKVLGHHVFQVAKNGAL is encoded by the exons ATGGTGGATTCTGGACCAGTAACGCTTGG AAAGCGCAAATGCAGGCTGCTGGTTACTCATGATGACTACAGCATGGTATCCAAACTTCCAAAGCAGAGCATGTCAGTAGTGACAATACTCAGGGATCCAGTTGACCGTGTCTTTAGTACTTATGAATTTTCAATAAAAGTAGCAGCTAGGTTTTTGGTGCATCCTAATTTAACTTCTGCAACACAAATGGCTAAACGATTGCGTGCTAAAACAACTGGTGTAAGCACACTGGATATATGGCCCTGGAAATATTTGGTTCCATGGATGAGGGAAGACCTTTTTGCTCGT AGAGATACTAGAAAGCATAGGGGCTTAAATGACATCATGAGCAGTGACCCATATGACACACCGGAGATTGCTATGCCATTGCATGTGTACATTCATGATCCTATTGCTCATGACATAGTTCACAATGGAGCAACATTTCAG GTTGCAGGTTTGACAAACAACTCCTATACTCCAGAATCACATTTTGTGCGCCATTGTGTGCAAAAGTACAAGGTTCTTGGTCATCATGTGTTTCAAGTAGCAAAG AATGGAGCTCTTTGA
- the LOC133830544 gene encoding protein-tyrosine sulfotransferase-like isoform X2 produces the protein MVDSGPVTLGKRKCRLLVTHDDYSMVSKLPKQSMSVVTILRDPVDRVFSTYEFSIKVAARFLVHPNLTSATQMAKRLRAKTTGVSTLDIWPWKYLVPWMREDLFARRDTRKHRGLNDIMSSDPYDTPEIAMPLHVYIHDPIAHDIVHNGATFQV, from the exons ATGGTGGATTCTGGACCAGTAACGCTTGG AAAGCGCAAATGCAGGCTGCTGGTTACTCATGATGACTACAGCATGGTATCCAAACTTCCAAAGCAGAGCATGTCAGTAGTGACAATACTCAGGGATCCAGTTGACCGTGTCTTTAGTACTTATGAATTTTCAATAAAAGTAGCAGCTAGGTTTTTGGTGCATCCTAATTTAACTTCTGCAACACAAATGGCTAAACGATTGCGTGCTAAAACAACTGGTGTAAGCACACTGGATATATGGCCCTGGAAATATTTGGTTCCATGGATGAGGGAAGACCTTTTTGCTCGT AGAGATACTAGAAAGCATAGGGGCTTAAATGACATCATGAGCAGTGACCCATATGACACACCGGAGATTGCTATGCCATTGCATGTGTACATTCATGATCCTATTGCTCATGACATAGTTCACAATGGAGCAACATTTCAG GTTTGA